TTCTCCGTCAAAGGTTGGTAAAATCGAAACTCGGATAGAATATTTATATTCTCCGGTCTCAATTTTAAATCGGCCATCCTGAGGAAGCCGATGCTCATCTAATTTCAAGCTGGAAAGAACTTTAATCCTGGCAACAATCCCGGAACTAGCTATTTTTGGTAAAACCATGGCATCGCGTAAAATTCCATCAATCCGATAGCGAACTACAACTTCTTTTTCTGTTGGCTCAATATGAATATCAGAGCCCCTCTGTAAAATTGCATGTTTCATCAAAGTATCTACAATTCGAATTACCGGTAATTCTTCAGCCACCTTCCTTAAATCTTCTTTCTCTTCAACAAACTCTTCCTCCTTAACGGGTCTTATCACCCCTGCTTCTTTTTTAATAATTTCTCCAAATTCAGCTTCAAGAGTTTTTTGATATTGCCTTAAAGCATTCTTGATACCTGCCGAGGTTGTTAATCTTGGTAAAATTTTAAAATTAGCCTTCTTCTTAATAAATTCAATGGTTCTTAAATCTTCGGGATCAAGCATAGCCACTTCCAAGTTTATCCCCTTTTTTCTAAAGGCAACGATGTTATGGCTTTTAGCAATAGCTTCAGGGATTATTTTTAAAACCTCGGGAGGAATCATCTCCTCTTCTAAATTTACAAAAGGGATACCTAAAATATAAGCTTCCAGCCTAACTAAATCCTCTTGACTAATTAAACCCTCGGAAATCAAAACATCCTCAATCTTCTGTTTGGTTTTCTCTGCTTTTTTTAGGGATGCCTCAAACTGAGCCTCGGTAATTAGGTCAGCATCAAGCATGAAGGCCTTTAATCGCTGTGGCTCTACTCTCATATGTTTTAATTTAAGATTATATATTTATACCTTAGCGAATCAAGGTTCTCGCCGAAGGCGAGGTTCTTATTCTTCAATGGCTTTTTTAATTTTTTCCATCACTTCCTCTATTGTATATTTAGTTTTCACTAAATAAGCAGTTGCTCCCAATTTAACGGCTTGTTCCACATCTTCCATCTTTTCAAGATTAGTCAAAACAATAACCGGAATTTCTTTTGTCTCTGGTTCTTCTTTTAGCTTCTTCAAAACCTCAAAACCGTGCATTCTGGGCAAAACGAGGTCAAGCAAAATTAAATCTGGCTTTTTGGTCCTGGCTAAGTTAAAACCTGTTTCCCCATCTAAGGCACTAATCATTTCATAGCCCCCCTGTTTCAAAATATCTCCAAATGTTTTTTGAAGAGCAGATTCATCTTCAATGAATAATATTTTCTTCATGAAACTATCAACGAATACCTAATCTATTACGAATTTACGAATATTCGTAAATTTGAAAAGGATTCGTTATTCGCTGATTACTAAATTGGTAATGTAAAATAAAAGGTTGTTCCTTTTCCCTCTTTGGATTCAAACCAAATTTTTCCTCCTAATTTCTCAATAATTGATTTGCAGACATATAATCCTAAACCACTTCCCCGGGTTCGTTCTTTCAAAATATTCTCTGCCCGGAAAAATTTCCGGAAAATATACCTTTGTTCTTTTTTAGGAATACCCGCCCCCGAATCTTTTATTTTAAAAAATAAGTTTTTTTCTCTTCTCTCAATGCTAATTTTCACTTTCCCTCTACCTTTGGTATAACGAACAGCATTGTCTATAAGATTTTCAACTACAAGTTTTAATAAAGAAGGGTCCGTAAAAACTTCAGACAAACTTTTCTGAGAAGAAAAACTTAGCTCAATATGTGAGGCCTCGGCAAAAACCTTATATCGTGAAACTTGCTCTTTTATTAAACTTTCCAAGGAAAATTCTTTTTTCAATACTGGAAAAGTTCCTTGTTCAATTTTGGAAACAATTAACAAATCATCAATTAATTCTACCATTCGGGCAATATTTTCTTTCACATTATTTAAATATTCTTCTACTTTTCCCGAAGGCACTTCCATTTCTTTTGAGGTCAGAAGTTCAAATGTCCATTTTATGTTGGTTAAAGGAGAACGCAGCTGGTGAGAAATTATGTTGATAAATTCCGATTTCATTCGGGAGGCCTCAGCCAATCTTTCAAAGCTCCGAGTCGTAACAAAGGCAATAATAAATAAAACTGTGGTAATAACAAGAATAATCAGAGCCACCATTTCAGGATCAGCTATATAACGAGTCCCGATTAAATAAGAGACAATTGAAGCTGAAGCAATAACACTTCCCATTACCAAAAAAAGAAACTGGGGGCACTGCCAAAGAGGAAGCCCATAACGTCGACACTGGGCAAGAATATTTAATTGGGCAAGAATTTTTTTAAGCATCTAATTATTTTATTATATCATTATATCATAAATCAATAAAGATTGACCACAAAGGAAAATTTTGCTATATTTGAAACATACGGGGTGTGGTGTAATGGTTAACATTCTCGCTTTGGGAGCGAGCGATTCCCGGTCCGAGTCCGGGCACCCCGACTGCGGGTATAGTATAATGGTAGTACAAAACCCTTCCAAGGTTTAGGCACGGGTCCAACTCCCGTTACCCGCTCTATGTCAAAAAAAGTAAAAAAAATTATTTTTCCAGGAACAACTTTGATAGTTTCTTTTTATCTTTCAATTTTGTTCACTATCGGAATAATCGCTGGCTATCTTGGCACAACCCTTTTTCATAGAAGAATCCGGAAAAAAAGAGGGGAAGTAAGAGGGGTAAATTTACCTTTCAGAAAATGGGAAATCCATTTACATCACTGGATATTAGGAGGTTTAGGAATCCTTATTACTTATTTTTTCTCATCTTTATCAATTTTCTGGATAGGTGTTTTCGGTGGTTTAGTTTTTCACGATATTTACACTGATAAAAAATGGTATAGAGTTATTTACAGAAAATAGACGACTAAAAAAAGCCCACTCAAATTGAGCGGGCTTTTTTTATCTAATATCTAACACCTACCGGGCATACTCCACTGCCCTATTTTCCCTAATCACCGTCACTTTTATTTCACCGGGATATTTTAATTCTTCTTGGATTCTATTGGCAACTTCTCTGGCTAATTTCTTTGCAAATAAATCATCGATCTCTCCCGGTCTAACAAAAATGCGAATCTCTCTACCTGCCTGGATAGCATAAGCTTTTTCAACTCCAGAAAAAGATAAAGCAATACCTTCAAGCTCTTCTAATCTTTTGAGATAATTTTCAAGGGTATCTTTTCTTGCTCCAGGACGGGCACCTGAAATTTGGTCAGCTACCTGAACTAAAATTGCTTCAAGGGTTTCGGCAGGGTATTCTTCATGGTGAGATTTCATAGCATCAATTATTTCTTTCTCTACCTCAAACTTTTCTAAAATTTTTATTCCAATATCAGTATGGGAACCCTGAACCTGATGGTCAACTGCTTTCCCAATATCATGGAGCAAACCTGCTTTTTGGGCTATTTTTGAATTAGCTCCTAATTCTGAAGCTAAGGTAGCAGCCAAATGGGAAACTTCAATTGAATGAAGTAAAACATTTTGACCATAACTGGTTCTAAAACGCAACCTTCCTAAAAGCTGAACTATTTTGGGGTCAAGATTGACTATTCCGGTATCATAAACTGCTTTCTCCCCCGCTTCTTTTATCTGCGAAACAATATCTGATTCCACTTTCTGAACTGTCTCTTCAATTCTGGCTGGTTGAATCCTGCCGTCCTGAATTAATTTCTCTAAAGCAGTTTTAGCAATCTGTCTTCGGATAGGATCAAAACCAGAAATCATTACAACTTCAGGCGTCTCATCAACAACTACTTCTACGCCGGTTAATCTCTCTAAGGTTCTAATGTTTCTTCCTTCTTTCCCAATAATTCTTCCTTTTATCTCCTCGTTTGGAAGATTAACTGTCGTAGTAGTCAATTCCTGAGCCTGAGAAAGAGCATATTTTTGAATAGCCAAAGCTACTATTTCTTTAGCTTTCTTCTCATATTTTTCAAAACCAGCTTCCTCTAACTTTCTTATTTTCTCCAAAATTTCTTTCTGATATTCTCTTTCAAGGTCTCCCAGTAATTCTTTTTTTGCTTCTTCCCTGGAAAGTTTAGAAACCCTCTCCAAATTTTTAAGAGTTTCTTGTTTCAAATCTTCTAAAGCTGTCTTTATCTCCCTAAGTTTTTCCACTTTCTCACGAAACTCTCTTTCTTTCTCTTCCAGATTTGAAATTCTCTCCCCTAAGATATTCTGTCTTTTCAATAAAAGCTTTTCAGCGCTAAAAAGTTCCCGGCGCTGACTGGCGACATCTCTTTTTGTTTTTTCAATAATCTGAGTTGCTTTCTCTTTAGCTCTTGATGTTATTTCTCCGGCATCTTTTTTTACCTGAGAAATTTTCTTTTGAAGAGTTGTCTCTATGGTGTCTGCTTTTTTCCTGGCAATTGATTGACGGGCAAAATAACCCAAGGTCGCTCCTATTGCCAAAATAAGGACACCCGCTAAAAGTAGGATAAATTGATACATATTTCGAAAGAATTTGGCTATTTATCATGTTGTTGTAAAAAACAAGAATTTAATAGAATAAACCAAAATTCAAATTATTTGTTTTCTAAAGACATCTTAGCAAATATTCCAAAAAAAGTAAACCCTGGCTTAATAAAAAACCGTCTTTAA
This sequence is a window from Patescibacteria group bacterium. Protein-coding genes within it:
- a CDS encoding response regulator, translated to MKKILFIEDESALQKTFGDILKQGGYEMISALDGETGFNLARTKKPDLILLDLVLPRMHGFEVLKKLKEEPETKEIPVIVLTNLEKMEDVEQAVKLGATAYLVKTKYTIEEVMEKIKKAIEE
- a CDS encoding HAMP domain-containing histidine kinase, whose amino-acid sequence is MLKKILAQLNILAQCRRYGLPLWQCPQFLFLVMGSVIASASIVSYLIGTRYIADPEMVALIILVITTVLFIIAFVTTRSFERLAEASRMKSEFINIISHQLRSPLTNIKWTFELLTSKEMEVPSGKVEEYLNNVKENIARMVELIDDLLIVSKIEQGTFPVLKKEFSLESLIKEQVSRYKVFAEASHIELSFSSQKSLSEVFTDPSLLKLVVENLIDNAVRYTKGRGKVKISIERREKNLFFKIKDSGAGIPKKEQRYIFRKFFRAENILKERTRGSGLGLYVCKSIIEKLGGKIWFESKEGKGTTFYFTLPI
- the rny gene encoding ribonuclease Y; amino-acid sequence: MYQFILLLAGVLILAIGATLGYFARQSIARKKADTIETTLQKKISQVKKDAGEITSRAKEKATQIIEKTKRDVASQRRELFSAEKLLLKRQNILGERISNLEEKEREFREKVEKLREIKTALEDLKQETLKNLERVSKLSREEAKKELLGDLEREYQKEILEKIRKLEEAGFEKYEKKAKEIVALAIQKYALSQAQELTTTTVNLPNEEIKGRIIGKEGRNIRTLERLTGVEVVVDETPEVVMISGFDPIRRQIAKTALEKLIQDGRIQPARIEETVQKVESDIVSQIKEAGEKAVYDTGIVNLDPKIVQLLGRLRFRTSYGQNVLLHSIEVSHLAATLASELGANSKIAQKAGLLHDIGKAVDHQVQGSHTDIGIKILEKFEVEKEIIDAMKSHHEEYPAETLEAILVQVADQISGARPGARKDTLENYLKRLEELEGIALSFSGVEKAYAIQAGREIRIFVRPGEIDDLFAKKLAREVANRIQEELKYPGEIKVTVIRENRAVEYAR